The genomic stretch GAAGGTTTTAAAAAAAGCGCTGTCTCATCGTAGATTAGAGATTGCAAGCGCTTGGTTCAGCACATATTTGACGACAAAGCCATTGGAGGAAACGGTGAGTGCTTTTATTGATCATCGTAACTTTCTACACGCAATGGGTGCAAGCGTAATTGTTGTGTCAGAGCAAGGACGTAGCATTCAAGGACTTATGCATACTCCGCTTTTTGATGAAAAGCCCCAGTTTACTGAAGAAGAGTGGGAGCGACTTGCCCTGGGCCTAAATCACTTAGGGATGCTTGCCAACGAAAAGGGCATGCATATCGTGTATCACCATCATATGGGAACCGGCATTCAAACGACATCTGAGATTGATCGACTAATGGAGATAACTGATTCTGACTTGGTCCACTTGCTGTTTGATACGGGACATCTAGTGTTTTCAGGTGAAGATCCTCTGTATGTTTTAAAAAAGTATCTGCCACGTATTAAGCACGTTCATTTAAAAGATGTGCGACGCGACGTAGTCGAAGCTGTGAAAGCGAAGAAATGGAGTTTTTTACAAGCGGTTCGTCAGGGAGCATTTACTGTACCAGGAGACGGGAGCATCAACTTTGATCCAATCTTTGCAGAGCTTGCTAAGTCTGATTACGCGGGATGGTTTGTAGTTGAAGCCGAACAAGATCCCGCTATTGCTA from Bacillus sp. 1780r2a1 encodes the following:
- the iolE gene encoding myo-inosose-2 dehydratase, whose protein sequence is MFKQGVIKLGIAPIAWTNDDMPELGGENTFEQCISEMALAGFKGSEVGNKYPRDVKVLKKALSHRRLEIASAWFSTYLTTKPLEETVSAFIDHRNFLHAMGASVIVVSEQGRSIQGLMHTPLFDEKPQFTEEEWERLALGLNHLGMLANEKGMHIVYHHHMGTGIQTTSEIDRLMEITDSDLVHLLFDTGHLVFSGEDPLYVLKKYLPRIKHVHLKDVRRDVVEAVKAKKWSFLQAVRQGAFTVPGDGSINFDPIFAELAKSDYAGWFVVEAEQDPAIANPFEYALKARQFIKEKSGL